Below is a genomic region from Dioscorea cayenensis subsp. rotundata cultivar TDr96_F1 chromosome 14, TDr96_F1_v2_PseudoChromosome.rev07_lg8_w22 25.fasta, whole genome shotgun sequence.
TTAATCATGCACATGTCTTTGGTTGCTGGTAATACCACAACTATTGAGGTAAGTAGATTACGGCATCTCCCATCATCTCCTGTTACCATTTTTGTCACTTCACCATTTTCCATCTTTGGCAATCAGGcatatgagaaaaaaacaacTCCAAAATGGAGGTATGACCTAGGCCGGAGAAAAAATTTTGAACAGGTCAGTGAGTTTTGCCCTAATGGTTGAATTCTGAGTATCATAATTAGATTATATAGATTGACTGAAGATTGTGctatatttattcatttgagAGTCAGCTCATGCCTTTCTAATCTCAACAGAGGCCATGCATCTTTCCTAGAGTTCTCATTGTTCTCTTTAGAATTTAATATCTTTGCATTCCCTAATACTACTACCACTATCCGGGATCAGGTATTCGGGATGGATAAGAAGTACTGGTTCATTCCCGCATACTCAGAAGACGATAAGAGAAGAATGCCAGCTCTTCAGGGCCTCGAGTATCCATCGAAACCTGAATCAGATGCACAGCCATTCTGACAGGCCGCAATACATTTATGTTCTCACCCACACCGGCAACATGACACAGCCAATGCTTgtgaacaaaaacaagaaatcatTTTAGTAATCATACTCATCAGCAGTGCAAAGAAGGCTACAGAATAGGAAGCAAATTAAGTACCAGGTTTAATACATTCACTCTCCCCAACCAGTGTATAGGCTGTATAGCAAGGACTGTTGTGTGTGTGCACTATTTAAACTATCAACTCGTTGTGCTATGTTTTGATCAAGGGATGTATAACagaactttttttaaaaaaatattttcaactaaGAAACCTCTTTGCCAAAAAGACATGTAATGGCCTCCCCATCACCACATGTTTGATGTGTCATTCTGACTTGGAACTTAACCCAATTTGGAACCATTATGCTTCCTTGTTGCCATTCTCTTGTCTCTCTTCTATTATTGGAATTCATGAAGGGTTGCCCTTGGATGCCAATATTCAGGTCCTTTTCATCACTGCAATTATTTGGAATACTTGGTTGAGACACCATTGTTGTAGTTTTTAAACCCCACCCCAAAAAGGTTCGTAtctcattatttaattatttaattattagtgAGATTTCCATATCGTTCTTGATTGGTCCTTTGCATTCTTTAATAGTAAAAGGCACAAACTCAGAGGAAGTATGGCGATGGTTGCAGAAGCTCTGAGGTTATGTAGGCCCTTCTTGTGTTCATGTGAGAGCTGTATCCAattatttaaaggaaaaaatcaaCTCTTCAGTGATATtcttaattaaatatcaatggGTTTgctactatttattattattaaccaaaaagcaaaaaaaaatgggTGGGTATGGGTTGttcaaagaaaacaataaagaacaGCACATCACCCACTTAAAGCAAAGTCAAAGTCAATAGTTAACGGGTTCAGACCCGATTAAACAACAACCCGATCCGATCCAGCAAAGCTCGACCACCCTTCTCCAAGAACGCAACCATGGCGGCGCACTCCTCCAGCGTCTTCTCATCCGTTCCCGTCCTCAGTATCGGCGGGAAGAAGAGCCAAAACCCAGTGACAGCCACAAAGCCAAGCACTAACGGCGGCGCCACCGCCGGATGAACACCACCCCATTTCCACCGGCGAGCAAACAAACCCTCAACCACCATGCAAAACccatgaagaataaaaaaacacgtAACTTCTCCGGTAGGCGAAGACAAAGTCAAGTAATAGAACATGAGCTCGTGCATGACGCCGGAGACGAAGAAGACGGCGAGAACACCGGCGGCGGTGCCAAACCGAGAGCGAACGGGATGGTAAACAGAAGGACGGAGGATGCTAGTGACCATAAGATTCCAGCGGTGACCCCAGAAGTCACGGAGAGAGGTGGAGAAATAAGGAGCGTTGAACTGGGGTTCAAGGTCGAGGCCGAGAAGAGTTCCGGCGAGGAAGCGGGCGGAGGATAGGACCAGCTCTAAAGCGAGGTAGATGTGGAAACAGTAGAGAGCGAGAAGAAGGTAAGAAGGGAAGAGATGTTTGTAGGGATagagagagaggagaagaaggaaaaggagaagCTTGAAGATGGAGGAGAAGAGGGAAAGAGGAGTAGTGGAGATGGAGGAGGGAGGAGGAGTGGAGTTTGACGGGGAGGGAGGCGGTGGCGATGAAGATAGGGAGAGGGAGAGAAGGGTGAAGAGGAGGGAGAGAgaaggagaggaggaggagctTGAAGATAGAAAGCCAGGAGAGGAAGAAGGCGGAGATGCCACGGAGGTGGacggaggagaaggagaaggaggagaggaAGGAGGAGAGGATTGGGAGAAGGAGAGTGAGACGGAGATATCCCGGTGAGGTTTTGGAGGAGATGATACGGGCGTAGGACATGCATGCTATGATTGTGAGTGTTATTTTCATTAGCTTCTGAAGCTCGCCGTCCGGCACCGGAACGCCGGCCATGGAGGAGGATGGCGAAGGTGGTGGTTGTAGAGATGATGGATTGGATTTGGATACTATGTTTAGTTTAGTGGGAGTTGGTCCAGTTGGATGTAATGGGGGAGATTTGCAGGTGGGAATAGTATAGTGATGAGactatatttatttgtttagttaaTTTTAGTAACATGAATATTTgggtaaatttttaattaccAAAGAACATGTCTCTGCGCTTAGATAAGATACCATCggttgtttaatttttagattttatttttaaaaaaatatggaagttttgcaagttatttatttatttatttatgtaaattgatttatgttaatgtcctttatttttctttttgtcctGCACTCatgtgatgatatatatatatatatatgaatttacattttttatgaatatttataaaaataaatttttaaacatctAATTATCAACGCTTGATAGTGATGAAAAATATTACTATGTATTATATTGtcttaaataataattactgtatgtattaattgtaaaaaaatactaCACATTTAGACTagaaatctctttttttttttttagaccaTCCAAGATCCTATCAAATTTATttccatcatctccatcactTTATCAGTCATCGATCTATTTTCTATGGCTTGAACGTCGTTAAGTTAGACCAGAGAACAATTCATTTCCGGTGCAACAAGTCAATATAAacgccatatatatatatatatatatatatatatatatatatatatatatatatatatatatatatgtcttagcaaaaataaactcaaacaaTCTGAACTTGGGCCTTACGTTGAAAAGttgggaaaaaatattttatagttgGGCTTACGTTTAGTGGCCCAATCATATACTTGTTACTCTCACAGCTGAGCTAAAAACAATGAgtgagataataataatattattattattaatatattattattattattattattattattattattattattattattagggtaCATCCTCTAGCGACATCCCATAATACTATTGGATGTTACCGTTATGATAATATTAAACAGCATATAACAGTAATTATACATAGTATTAGACACCAATTCCGCATAATTTTTAGTATATTGTTATATCATCATCTAATGGTTATTATTAAACATCTTTAGAGAAAAATAACTCCAAAAACATATGCAGGGTcatgtttatcatatatatacatatgcaggtaatgtttatcatatatatatctatatatatatatatatatactcacacaCATTCATAATTagtaaacataaattttaatagatttattcttataaattaatcataactAGGCGAATTACCTCATTTTGCAAaaggtttttataattttaagggTTTTAAgtcaatattatatatagacatataatgaaaattatgattaaataattCTTTATAATAGAAACTAGTGGTATATCTAGTTTTGAAAAGTCTCATGAACATTTATGGTACAAACAAATAagtacaattaattttttaattattaataacatacttaatataaacaaaaattaattaacaatgtgctttttccttcaaataatttattttttataatcaacaaatagtaataaatattatatatatacatatatattacatatcatataattaaaaaatagttcataattataaaataatatttagaaatatttttattaacctaGCATTTATTTGAATACTAGATGATTGAACCATTTAATTGAGATCGAGAGTCTAGAAGAGTTTGATATTTGAGTTAATTCTAATAACTAAACTTCAatcaataaacaaattattGGTATAATTttctcacaaaataaaaatatattttttaataattataatttgaaatatcTAATGAAATgtttaatgcaaacaaataaatgatattaaacATTTCCCATTACattaaatacaaacaaaactaacacataaataaatggtagaaaaattctttaaaaaaattaaaagtcttCTTTAAAATCCTCTCAAATCAGATTATACAactacattaaatatatatgtataaatttattttaaaaaaactctcaaaaattagtaacaaaaaattgtattaaaaaTGAATGTTAATGAGGTgattaaagaatgaaatggaGGAAATAATTGAAACAGTGATGGAcctcaaaaagaagaagagatccaTGAAGACATGAATGATTAAACTAGAAAACAAGCAACAAGTGTGTAAAATGGGCCAAGTTTTGAGCTGGATCTAGCCACCAAGTCTTGGATTCATAGTTACATGAGAAATTCCTTTTGCCATTGCCATGGGAGACACTGTTTGAGCTACTTGTCTGTAAGGAACTCTGACAAGCAATGAAAAGTAGTTCTTTTTAGTCTACATCATGAACCTGTTTTCATCCAGGTACAATTAATATGTAGTACAATATGTTCTCCTTTCTGCTCAAAAGTAGAATACtactcataaaattttattcacATTTTCTATGAGAGTTTGTTTTCATAAATGATATGACATATATTCACTCAATTAGAActtctttataattttcaagGCATGGTATTTGGGTaaatttctttttcatctttactTTGGTGCTTCTTATGtattattgatgttttttattttatttttaattatatctttttttattataacaatgtttacaatatatatgtacaatgttagaaaaaaaagaatccaTAGGTGTGGCTGTTAgatattaaaaaagaattaaagaagatTGGTTCTAAAGAAAATTTTCTCTTTCTCCTGAAAGGCTGAGCCTTTATAGAaagtttttaaatatgaaatttagaaTTCCAATGTGAGGTAGGGTGGGGAACAACATGAGAGCTTGTgtttaatcaaaaaaaaaaaaaatgagagcttGTGCTTAATGTTGGATTGTCTCATGGTGATACTACAAAGGTTTGGTGATCTTCAAAACTTGGACTTCTTTTTCTCTGGTCGGTTACATACGGAAGCATGCATCTTGGCTAATTCaagtctaatattttttaagtttaagtAGTATATATAAGtgtaatatatattaaagtaaccAGAAGGAAGCTCATAGGAAAATGAGcacatatgtaaatatatatttatacatgcaTCACTTGATTCCACGTGATCTCAATCCTTAGATAGATCTGAATCTaatattataaacataaaatGAGCGGCAGATACATGCCGCCTTAATAGTTATGAACTATCAGGTGGAATCCAGGTTGTATTCgttttctttttcctatttcaagaataaaatattaGGTGAAGTGCTATTTAGACTTATCCCATGTGAATGATACTATttgaaaaagggaaaattatccACAGACATGACCATCTGAAATAATTAACTGAAATAGATAAGTCattgtttgaactttgaagtgAACCCCTctttaatttatacaaaaagaGATACATTCACAATGACAATTAAGAAACTAATTAGGAAGGGGTTAATTTGAGTAAAATGGGAGCATTGGCAGCTGGGCATGCAAGTTAGTTTTCCAACACGTAAACAGTATATCGTTATGTGAAGGAGCACTGGACGGACACGTGCATGTGAGGGATTACATTGCTTGTATGAGTGAGATAGAGGAGGGACCCTTAAAATTCTCAGTAGActagtaataattaataaacattatCTATGACTATCCCCCCATTACTTTTCACCTGCACTGCCTGAAACCTCCCgcttataaataagtcctttctCAACCTCATGGTACCATCATCCTAGCTAATAGCCTATATCATATCATATACACTGACTGATATATAGAAGAAATTAAGAGAAAGAGTCTCTCATCATCAAAAAATTAAGGAAGAGATCAAATGGCTTGGTCAGCAGAGAATGCCACTAAAGCCTTTCTCCGGACCTTGAAAACAATAAGCAAAGAGCACCAGCAGCAAAACCTCTTCTTGCAGGGGAACAAATACCATGGAGCCAGACGTGGCCGAGTTCATCTCAGCAATGGCAGCAGGAAATGGCGCACGTCTCATGGTGGAAGTGTGTGCCGTGTCAGCAGGGTCAACAACACTGGCGCTGGTATCAGCAGCACACCAAACCGGGGGCCGGGTCGTGTGCATAGTCCCAGGCCAAGACGAGCTCCAAGCATCGGTCATGCAACTGGGAAGAGAAGCAATGGAGCGAGTGGAGATGGTGGTTGGTGACGCAGGGGAGATGTTGGCAGGGGTGTATCGAAGGGCGGACTTTGTGGTTGTCGATTGTGATGTGGAAAAGCACGAGAGGGTGTTCGAGGTGGCCGAGAGAAGGGCGATGGAGGTGTCTGGTGGTGGACTCGTTGTCGGATACAATGCGTTTCATAAAGAGGCGTGCTCCAGCGATGGAGGGCTCAGGGTTGATTTGTTGCCTATCGGTCATGGGCTCAGGGTTGCGCGCGTGCCGCCCGGTTTGGCCAGGCGGAGCCAGTGGGTTGTTCGGGTCGATGAGTGCACGGGTGAAGAGCATGTGTTCAGAGTCCGATCACCCCGTAGGAAGTGGATCGAGGCTTAAGTTTTTTAAGCATCTTTACCGGACAAAGAGTGGTGCCAGCTTTTATGATGATTGGCATTTTTAGTAGTAGTGTGGAGTTATTATTGCTTGTTTAGGGTATTTGTGTGAATAGTTTAGACCCTTTAATGTGGTCCTTTTTCGTTTTAATCATTAAGATGATGTTTCTGATTGATGAGAGGATGTTCATATGCATTTAATGCTCTTCCCATCCATCAGGGTCAGTAGGTAAAACGTCGACTAGAACCGACAAATTTGGcagaagagaaaaaagagagaaaagctTAAAAACAGGATACACTACGACAGCTTTTTTATCAGTTACAGTGAAAATGTAAGTGATGGAGGGTAATTTTAAGTAACAAGATAAATCAAGTACATCATGCATGTCTTGTAAGGATACTTCATTGTCCGAAGAAAAGATCACATAATCCATGGCTGAAGAGACTATTTACCTAACACAGCCGCGGCAGGGCACACATCATGACAAGAgctgaaaacaaaaattagagcGTAATCAGTATAAAGATGACTTGAAATAGAACCATAAAAATACAGAGCGTCTATGAAAAATGAGAATAGAGAGGAAAATCTAACACTCCATAAAACTTAGGAAGAAATCACACAGATACTGTTCAAGAGTTTTTGTATAAAACGTAAAGTGAAAAAGATTGTTAAGGTTTTGTTCCTCTTCAATTTGCAACGCACTAACGATTCAATGGCGTCACAAGGGCTTGAAATGGGCGCTTTCTTCTCCAACTTCCAGTTAGGCTACATCATGTTTCTATCAAGATAAAAGCGTAGCAATTGGGACCTACAGAAGCAAGAGGGGCAATCTTTTTTCCCTTTCAATCATGAATGGGCGGGCCCATGAAGATAATGGAGAACAATTATGAGGCTTGAATTTTATATCCCATCCGTGGAAATACTTGCTCAAATTTGCTAGAGAATATGCAGAGCAGGACGATGTGAAAACCAAGGAACACTTCCTAAAGATATAGTATTGTTCAGAAGAAGgaattcaaattcataaaatacAATGTGACTTTGCTAACGTCTCAAAGAAAGGGTTGCCTACTTAAGCATACAATAGAATACTTATACTACGATATCAATATCTATGCACCACGCTAATAAATTTTCCATGTTACCATTCCTACTCACTCATAAGGGCACTTCAACCAACTTGCCCTTCAGAAGCATCTGGTGAGATTTGAAGGAAACTCAAGCTATGTAGTTCAGGCAGCATGTGAGAATACAATAAAATTACCAACACTAAGATTCCAGAAtagtaaaataatttatcaCCGAAGTACATAAATTAGA
It encodes:
- the LOC120275275 gene encoding LOW QUALITY PROTEIN: probable long-chain-alcohol O-fatty-acyltransferase 5 (The sequence of the model RefSeq protein was modified relative to this genomic sequence to represent the inferred CDS: inserted 2 bases in 1 codon), translating into MAGVPVPDGELQKLMKITLTIIACMSYARIISSKTSPGYLRLTLLLPILSSFLSSFSFSSVHLRGISAFFLSWLSIFKLLLLSFSLPPLHPSLPLPIFIATASLPVKLHSSSXSSISTTPLSLFSSIFKLLLFLLLLSLYPYKHLFPSYLLLALYCFHIYLALELVLSSARFLAGTLLGLDLEPQFNAPYFSTSLRDFWGHRWNLMVTSILRPSVYHPVRSRFGTAAGVLAVFFVSGVMHELMFYYLTLSSPTGEVTCFFILHGFCMVVEGLFARRWKWGGVHPAVAPPLVLGFVAVTGFWLFFPPILRTGTDEKTLEECAAMVAFLEKGGRALLDRIGLLFNRV
- the LOC120275926 gene encoding uncharacterized protein LOC120275926; the encoded protein is MEPDVAEFISAMAAGNGARLMVEVCAVSAGSTTLALVSAAHQTGGRVVCIVPGQDELQASVMQLGREAMERVEMVVGDAGEMLAGVYRRADFVVVDCDVEKHERVFEVAERRAMEVSGGGLVVGYNAFHKEACSSDGGLRVDLLPIGHGLRVARVPPGLARRSQWVVRVDECTGEEHVFRVRSPRRKWIEA